One window of the Saccopteryx bilineata isolate mSacBil1 chromosome 2, mSacBil1_pri_phased_curated, whole genome shotgun sequence genome contains the following:
- the CRNN gene encoding cornulin, translating into MPQLLRNINGIIHTFQRYARTEGSCAVLTRGELKRLLEQEFADVIVKPHDPATVDEVLRLLDEDHTGTVEFKEFLVLVFKVAQACFKTLSESTEGACGPQEAPGALPDLGEGQRSVTEEGSIGEGQRHEGSNGGQSRPASRGQGGTGSQTQGQDSSPSQVSHPDRQQGSQRLEGESSQTQEMGHVEPDQKEEDQSHQTRERTSERQSQSGEQNRAHQTSETVPGTITQTQTDAIQTMKQERSQLTGSTSTQPQESSNGQTSRTETHSQDRSQTSQVVTGGPVQTQGGVTETMEQDRNRQTSSTSTQPQKPTDGQTRGTETHSQDRSQMSQVVTGGPVQTQGGVTETMEQDRNRQTSSTSTQPQKPTDGQTRGTETHSQDRSQMSQVVTEGHIQTQTGPQTQTKEQDRSCHTGSTSTQPQESTRGTETRGTETHSQDRRQTRQVVTSEHIQTQAGSQTHTYTHTIEQGGSRQTGSPRTQPQKSTDGQTRGTEPHSPDRSQMSQAVTGHIQTQTSPHIQAEEQDSSRTPSHPRGIEQGQMRSGSGQRWTEVSIYEAEETVQGGQAQTGTSTLPGRQDHSSTHPRCSVTGGQRDREPSGVRQEWVDDHTRETVIQRQNQGSLQSGVPSAQGQEAAQPEGKRILTARGLYSYFKSN; encoded by the exons ATGCCTCAGTTACTGCGAAACATTAACGGGATCATCCACACCTTCCAACGCTATGccaggactgagggcagctgcgCGGTGCTCACCCGGGGGGAGCTCAAAAGGCTCCTGGAGCAGGAGTTTGCCGACGTCATCGTG AAACCCCACGACCCAGCCACTGTGGATGAAGTCTTGCGCCTACTGGATGAAGACCACACGGGGACTGTAGAATTCAAGGAATTCCTGGTCTTGGTGTTTAAAGTTGCACAGGCCTGTTTCAAGACATTGAGTGAGAGTACTGAGGGAGCTTGTGGACCTCAAGAGGCCCCTGGAGCCTTGCCAGATCTGGGAGAAGGACAGAGAAGTGTCACAGAAGAAGGAAGCATTGGAGAAGGACAGCGTCATGAGGGGAGCAATGGTGGACAGAGCAGGCCAGCTTCCAGAGGGCAGGGTGGGACTGGGTCTCAGACCCAGGGGCAGGACAGCAGCCCTTCTCAGGTCAGTCATCCTGACAGGCAGCAGGGGTCCCAGAGACTGGAAGGTGAGAGCTCGCAGACACAAGAGATGGGTCATGTGGAGCCAGACCAGAAAGAGGAAGACCAGAGTCATCAGACCAGAGAGAGGACATCAGAGAGACAGTCACAGAGTGGGGAACAGAACAGAGCCCACCAGACAAGTGAGACAGTTCCTGGAACCATAACTCAGACCCAGACAGATGCTATCCAAACTATGAAGCAGGAAAGGAGCCAGCTGACAGGAAGCACCAGCACCCAGCCACAGGAGTCATCCAATGGTCAGACCAGCAGGACTGAAACCCACAGTCAAGACAGGAGCCAGACAAGCCAGGTAGTTACAGGAGGACCTGTTCAAACACAGGGAGGTGTCACTGAGACCATGGAACAAGACAGGAATCGTCAGACAAGCAGCACCAGCACCCAGCCACAGAAGCCCACCGATGGCCAGACCAGAGGGACCGAGACCCACAGTCAAGACAGGAGCCAAATGAGCCAGGTAGTTACAGGAGGACCTGTTCAAACACAAGGAGGTGTCACTGAGACCATGGAGCAGGACAGGAATCGTCAGACAAGCAGCACCAGCACCCAGCCACAGAAGCCCACCGATGGCCAGACCAGAGGGACCGAGACCCACAGTCAAGACAGGAGCCAGATGAGCCAGGTAGTGACAGAAGGACACATTCAGACACAGACAGGGCCACAAACCCAGACCAAAGAGCAGGACAGGAGCTGTCACACAGGAAGCACCAGCACCCAGCCACAGGAGTCCACCAGAGGGACTGAGACCAGAGGGACTGAGACCCACAGTCAAGACAGGAGGCAAACAAGACAAGTGGTGACAAGCGAACATATTCAAACGCAGGCAGGGTCACAAACCCATACATACACCCACACCATAGAGCAGGGTGGGAGCCGTCAGACAGGAAGCCCCAGAACTCAGCCACAGAAGTCCACCGATGGCCAGACCAGAGGGACTGAGCCCCACAGTCCAGACAGGAGCCAGATGAGCCAGGCAGTGACAGGACACATTCAGACACAGACAAGTCCGCATATCCAGGCCGAGGAGCAGGACAGCAGCCGTACTCCAAGCCACCCAAGGGGTATAGAGCAGGGACAGATGCGGTCAGGCAGTGGTCAAAGGTGGACAGAAGTAAGCATCTATGAGGCAGAGGAGACAGTGCAGGGAGGACAGGCCCAGACTGGGACAAGCACTCTGCCAGGCAGACAGGACCACAGCAGCACTCACCCAAGGTGCAGTGTGACAGgaggtcagagagacagagagccctCAGGGGTTAGGCAGGAGTGGGTTGATGACCACACAAGGGAGACAGTGATCCAAAGGCAGAACCAGGGCAGCCTGCAAAGTGGTGTGCCTTCAGCGCAGGGCCAGGAAGCGGCCCAGCCAGAAGGGAAACGAATTCTTACAGCCAGAGGCCTGTATTCTTACTTCAAAAGCAACTAG